TGAACTTGATGTTGATGTAAATGAAGGATCACTAATGGAGCTACAGGGACATATTGGAAGATTCCAGGTAGCTgattctttacttcttttttattttctaaattaaaaaaatttttgattctTACATCTTTAAAGAGCAGTAGTAAAACttataataaaatacaacaaTCCTCTCTGATCCTTTTATAGCTTCCTTAATTTGGGTAAACCCAGCAATGGTTTTAATTGAATCTTTCATATCTCTAAATAATTTGCTTATGTTGCTACTATTTAATTTTCCAATTTTAAGAATCATCTATCAACCTTCCATCAAAGAGGATAAGAATTTTGATCTCTTTACTCCTATTCTTCCATATGATATGTGTATCTCTTATAacatgcccccacccccaactcaacAAATCATATCATAATTTTGATTAGATTAACATTTAGTGTTATATTGTTATTACTGTGTAAATGTCATTTATAAATAAGCCATGGATGGACCATGTGTTACTTTTCTAAACATTATGTTTTCCTTAGAGTGAgtaaatgttgtttttttttatttgcttggtTTTTGTACTTCTGATTTATTCTCAAACTCTCTTCCAGTTGTGTAATCTCCTTTCAATATATTCAAACATAGTAGATAGCTTATTAATTCAGTATTTTATCACAGTCCTTCTGGGAGCCTCCTGGCCTGCTTTGATCTAGACATCTTCACTTTTGGGGGCCTCAGAagaattatatttatatagtagAATTTATATTCCATTGTTTTTATACAGTAATTGTCATAACCAGTCCTCTTTTCATGAACTGTTTTTCaagtttccaaaagaaaaatgctgCCATCAGCTTTTTAGTGTATACATTTTTATGTAATATTACTGTTATCTCTGGGACCCAGGGTCTGTAAGTAGTACATTTTGAGTCACTGTCAGATAGCACTCCAGAAGGGCTTGTGTTGTCTGTAACCAGACCAAAatactctggttttttttttttttcctcagtcttcTAATGTTTTTAATTGGTGgggatgaaaaaatatttttgatgcatCTTTCATAAGGTGGCCTCTGGAAATGTGTTGCTGCATCTGTTTTATCTGTCAGCATAGCAAACAGCCAGTTGTAAGTTGTCAAAATAGATACAGCTGTTTtgacaaaataaatttatattacagTTTCCTTAGTCTGTTTTGCCTTATCCAAACTTACTCCAACATGAGTTTAAAGTAGATATTATATAACATgtaggtatatatgtgtatataggtgtgtgtgtatatgtaataccagtgtttaaacacatttttattgtgCACTTAGTATGTGCggtggagaaggaatggcaacccactccagtattcttgcctggagaatcccatggacaggggatcctggtgggctacagtccatggggtcataagagtcagacacgactgagcgactgagcacatccTGTGCGCAGAACACTATACTAAGCACTTTAAATATAATTCAGTGTCTCGGGTAATCCAAACAATAACTTCCAAGGTGAAAATTGCTATTATCACTCTAGAAATGTGAGCACAGAGGCTTGAAGAAGTTAAGTAACTAGTCCCAGGACAAATAGCAAAAAGTCATGTGCCTGCAATTGGAACCCACTTCTCTGATTTTGGACATATTGCAGTTTTGCAAAGCTTGTCCTTTCCTGCTGAGAACTGTAGGAACGATTGTATTCTCAGGTGAAAAGTACCAACATGTCAAACAAATGACCTTTGTATTTTATCTGCCAAGGTCACCTCTGTGTTCCCAACTCCTTGATGACATCTCCAGAAGAAGCCACAGGAGTCAGAGCCTTTAAATTTGAGCCTTAGTAGACAAAATGATCACGGATCTGCTTCTGTTCACCATCTCATTTTGCTTCTCAGTGTTTATTGATTGGTGTTTATTTAATGGGTGTCTACTAAGGAATTATTTGGTATGATACAAAAAATTGGGGGCAAACACTTAGACTTTAGTGAGTGTtaactgctaaaaaaaaataatattcttttaatgAGTTGTCTGCCAAGTAAATACATTTGCAAAAAGATGAATTTTAGTATTATTAACTTATAGTTGACATAGTTGGAAATCAGAAATCAGAAACATTAAGGAGGATTTAACTCTCCACTGAGCTGAGCTTTTTCTTTATCTCCCTCAAGAAAGGTCACTGACTTTAAACATATCCAGCGAGATGTgaacttttgttcattttttgtcttttccttcctcAGCGCCAGTGCTTAGGACTACTAAGTCGCTTTGGTGGCTCCGACAAACTGCGTCAGTTTAAATTTCAAGATGATAATGTGGAGGGAGATAGAGTGAGCAGGAAAGATGAGATCGAACTGGCTATGCAGCAGGTAAGAGGAGTGACAGTTATGTAACTATTCTTTAAGGTTTTAACGTTTCtggaaatatttgagaaaaacagtacatgtggataatttttaaattgatttgtaACTTTGTTGTAATTTTACAaattgatcttaatttttttctccttcacatCTGGATTTCCATGAGATGAGGCATTTGGGGAGCTGATATTTTTGTTACTGCTGTTCTCGCTTTGTAGATTTGTGCCAATGTCATGGAATATTGCCAATCACTCATGTTACAGAGTTCCCCTACCTTCCAGCATGCTGTGTGTCTGTTCACCCCTAGCCTTTCGGAAACCATTAACAGAGATGGGCCCCGCCAAGGTGagctgcttctttctttctgtatttgaGGAATTAAGTTGCTAGGATTATGAGAACCTCTAGTTGGCTCCAGTAAggtgcaccttttttttttttttttaaccagtaatGAATGGGGAATTTTTAAATCGACTTCTTTAAGAAGAAGTTATAAGGAGTTACTGTTGTCAGACCTGTGGATACAGCTGGAGAGCTTGAAAGAATAGAGAAATTTAAGATTTTCTGAGAATGAATCTGGAAGAGCCATGTGGGGAGAGGATAGTTTTATATAGTGTGTGAGACCCCATAGAGTCTGGGATTGGAGACTAAGCTAGCTAGGTGAGAAGTGTGAAAATATTGCAGATAGTTTATATGTTAAATCATGTTAAACTGAATTTTTAGTATCTCAATTGGATTTTGTATGATACCAATGTATGGTATGTGCCATACCATAGCACAGTAAAATTTAGATACTTAGTAGGCTCATGTAGCCTGTGATTTCCAAATGACCCAGTAGGGAAGGTTAGGAGTCTAAGGCAGGATTATGGATTGGTTAAAGCCGTTTTCCATGGGACACTCAAAGGCCAAAAGCCCTTTTGGATCTTGGTGGTTGTATTGTGATGGACTGGTGGTAATTTCAAGAAACATTCTATCTGAGATTTCTGAGAATCATTTTAGGGTTTGTCTTACTCTGTTATAAATGTCCTAGGTAATGGAATTAAgagaattttattgaagtattatttAAATACAACAGAGTTCACCCATCTTAGGTGGACTGTTTgagtaatttttgtaattttatacaGTATGGAACTACTACCACAGCTAAAATATAGAATAATTCCCTCATCCTTTGACGTTTCTTCTTGTCCCTTTGcatttgattgtttcctttgacCCTTTGGTCAAGGTgtctattattttgccttttccagaatttcatataaatagaatcatacaacatGTAGTCTTTTTTGTGTTTTGACATCTTTCATTTAGCTCAGTGTTTTTGAAATCCACTCATGTGTGTGTAttactattttgttctttttatttctggctggTATTCCATATGCATTTATCTATCCActagttgatagacatttgggttatttccagatGTTtcactgttgtgaataatgctgctatgaatatttggaTATAGATCTtaatgtggacatatgttttcatacCCCTTGATCAGATGCCTAGGAATGCAATTGCTGGCTTGTGTGATACGTTTAACTAAGTAAGATGCTGCCATTCTGTTTTACAGAATGAGAATAATTTTGTATTTCCACCAGCCATGTAAAGAGTTCTGGTTgatccacatccttgccagtgcTTGGTTTGTTGGTCTTTTTAAGTTTCAGCTGTTGGACATGGTGTGttgtgatatctcattatggttttaatttgcatttccttgatgactagtGATGAGCCTGTGTCCAGATCTAGTACCATTTGCTGAAaagatttatctttttgtttgatTACTTTGATACATTTTGTCAGAAATCAATTGACCACAtaaatttggatttatttttcttcagatttttttaaggACTAATAAGCATATTCTTTTCTGCCAATTCTAAGCATATAAATGGGTAGATATTCAGTAGGTTCTAGAATAGTTACAGAGATACAGTTTAACCTAGTGGTTAACCTAGGGTTAAGAGCACAGCCTGATGATGAactgcctggatttgaatcccagttctACAGGTGACTTAAGAAAAATGACCtagctctttgtgactcagtttctttgtctataAAGTAGAAGTAATAACAAGGTCTCCTCTAGTGtattattgtaaggattaaatgtgtTAATAAGTATAAAGTgctttagaacagtgcctgacagcACGtcagtgttagctattattatttttattattgctctTGTATTGTTGTTATCCTCTAGTATATTTACTGTTCCTTGTGATCAAGGAACCCTTTCCTGTAGCACTTCTATTTCCTTGACCTCATTCTCTTTCCCGCAGAATCTATTTCTGTAATTAAATATCTCATGAGCCATCCTCATCTGATGTCTAAGTCTGGTGCCTCTGAATATTTTCTAGACTGGAGCAAATTATTGTATAAGAATTCCTGAAGAAATTTGAAATACGCTCAGCATTAGACCATCGTATTTGTGGATAGTTTCCTATCAAGTCGAGGTCTCACAAATGTTATCCGGGGACCAGCATACCTAATTTCACTAGGAGAAGGCTTTCTGTGATGACCTGTGTCATAAAGATTGTCACATCCTCACTGAAGACTGGGAAAGGAGACCTGGCAAATCAGATGAGTCTAGGCAAAATCCGTTGACAGAGGACTCTTCTTTTTCCCTCCATGTGAAGGTCTGTGAGATCCGACTTTGGAGCAAAGTTCAGGGAGATGGCAGTGAAGGAAGCACGTATAGATCTCTCCCTCAGTATTCATGGCAGTTGGGGCCATTAAACAAAGTTTGTCTCAAATTAAACTTGAAATTACTAAGGTGTTTCTCAAAGAAATCCCTTCGTTGCAAGAGGAAATTGCTTTATTTGTACCACACAGACCATGTCTAGAATAACGCTACTGCTCTCTAGCTTCTCTTCCCTCTACAGAcagtttttccagcatcacatTGTTCCTTTCCACCTTCTTCAGAAAGTGGTCACGTAAAAGGCAGATCGTTTTGTTTTGCTAGCCAAATGGAACTATTGTGGTGGaagaattaaactttaaaaattctgttatcTGTTTTTTAGCTATGAGTTAGTATTCTACTTGTCTGTTTGGAAGAATGATTTTGAGCTGGGAACTCAGCAACCAGAAAGATGCAGACTGGAAATGAATTCATATAAGTAAAGCCATAGGGTGAAGCAGGACTTACTCACCTGGGGTCAGGAAACTGTAAGCTGTATCTGTGCATACGGGGTGGTGGGCTGGTAGAGAGATGGGTGTATAGGCATATAGCTTCCATAGAGTTCTCAAAGAGGTCTTCACCCAGTAAAGGGTAAGCTTTCTCAGTGTCCATCAGCCAGACTTACTTATTGTCTCAAGGCTCTAGCCTTATGTACCTACCTCATTACAGTAGCTCTTAACCACACCTTTGAGCTGTTAGTGGTGTTTAAAAGTAGTCCTGGATTGTTTTTAATAATAGTTTACATGCCTTTAAATTCCTgggctttcctttttttaaaaaaacaggtcatttgaaattcatataaaatgGCTGTAGGTAGaacattggtttttttttcttatcaactCCATTAGATACCCAAGTGCCAGTGGTTCCATACTGGCACCTGCCTGGTTTGGGCATTATCGTTTACCTGCTGAGACAGAGCGCTAGTGATTTCTTCAGCTATTACGACAGTCATCGACGGAGTGTCAACAAGCTACAGAACGTCGAGCAGCTTCCCCCAGATGAGATAAAAGAGGTATGAATCTTAATAATGGGCAATGGAGACGTCTGAGAAACCAGTGCTTTACCTGATAAGGCAGGGGACCAGTGTCAGACTGATAAGATGATGCATACAGTGAGACAAAAGGAACTCCAATGACTCTTCTGTGGTGGCTTGAAGAAGAGTCCCTCACCTAAGTACCACACTTCATAAGTGTAGAAacttgactgagtgaccgaaAGTTGCACCTGTTCAAGAAAACCACCTGCTTTTCTCAGTAGAAAGGCAGTTGGCCTTTGAATAAAGAGTTTGGTAATTTATACTATAAACATCTGTGCTGAGAAACTTAGGTTTCTATTGCAGATGCTTTTTCAGTTAGAAGTGATCTCCTTAGGTAAGATGTCTCTGTCCCTCCCACAACTTCAGTATCTGTTAAGTGAATTTTTCAGACAAATGGAATGGCCTGTCAGACTTGACCCCTTCTCTCAATGACCCAGAACCATTCCCTGGCACTTGCTGTAACTGCAGAGGCTGCGTTACTGAGCTTGCGCCCTAAGCAGCCCACCTTCTTTCCACTTGGCACAGCTGAACTGTAGAACACCCTGCGGCCAGTACTGAGGCCTCCTGGCGGCCTGTGTGGCAGCCTGGTTATTGATCCACTTTGCCATTCCTGGCTCACACCAGCTTTTCCAAATTATAGCATGTCGCCCTCTGGACTAGTCAGAGCCCACTCCCTCGTTGTATCCTTCTGATAACTCTAGGGAACATCAGAGTTCATGATGTGCCCAGCCCTGAGCTCTACGTGCCACCTGAATACATGAGGCAGATATTGTTGCTCCTCCTCTTtctgagatgaggaaactgaggcactgagagagggTTTACTCAGAGCCACACAACCAGCAAGTACAGGTGGGGGCAGGTGTTACTGAGTGGGCTCAGGTGATCTCCGAAGTTGAGTGGTTTACCTCCAGCAGCCCTTCCCCTTCGTGTGTGGCTTACGGGTGACGCTGGCACTCGCAGGAGCTACAGTGTCACAGTAGAGCACGTGGCACTTCCCCAGACCCCCGCAGCACGCCTGGCGCCACACCCAGGGTCTGCAGTTAAATTGACCTGTTGTGCTTGCAGGTATGCCAGATGGGAGAGGGACCAGGGGAGTTTCTGGCTTATGATCGTACATTTGTTACACTCTACAAGTCTCATTTGTAGTTTCTTCAGAAGATACCTGACGGCTGTTACAGATATTCTCCACGGCAGTGTGGCATTTACTGCCTGAAAATGCACTGTTtcgttttgttttaatttgacaGGAAATTCAGGGTTGGTTGGCCCATCAACAGATTGGAAACATCTATTTGAGGGACTGGACTTTTTCAAAAAGCCACAGATGAACATTCATTTATGAATTCAACTGCTTCTTTGgctcttgttttttaaattactagcTTCCTAACTAGATGCTAAACTCTTGTCAAGGATGTTTAAATCCACTTGAATGTTTTTCACAGTACTTATCACAAATGACTGCTTATAAtagattttcattaaattttttttacaatatgtGTCATTCTTAATactgtgtttgattttttttttttaagttgtgtcaGTCAGTGATGCCTGCTGGTGTTGATAAAATCTCCACTGCCCAGAAATATGTTCTAGCAAGACGGCGTTTGGTGAAGCTGATCAACAATCGAGCTAAACTGCTTTCCCTTTGTTCTTGTATCCTTAATGCAGTCATCGAGACTGCAGGGTGCTTGAAGGGTGACCTCTAAGGGAATCTTCAAATGTAGGAACTCTTATTCTCACATTATTTGGGTATCAGAACCAAATGGAAAGGGACATAATTACTATTATTGTTTTCTAGTTAAATGCCTGACATATTTCTAAATGGAAAAATTTTTCTTACTCTTTAGAATAACTAGTAATACTCATAATATATGCAGATACTTCGTGTCTAGACAGGAGATAAGGACACTGAAGGCTCTGCTAGCACTGCACCCCAGGGCCTAATCTCCTTCCTCTCAGCACAGCTTGCTGCTTTCTGGAGAGACCTTACAACCAGCTTGTTAGACTGAAGCTGTGGGTACATCACTGAATGGTGCAGTCTCAGAAACTGGTTTGTAAAGTCATGTGATGAGATTGTTTTCCTTGAATCTGGCCTCTCCGCTGTAGTCATCATAGAGACCTGCCTGTTTATTCTCTGGCGCCATCTGGAGTACTACTTGTTACACTGCACACCCACCGATTCTCAGGATTCCTTATTTGCCTCCAGGTCCTTATTTAAAAGCAGAAGGCTACAAGGTAAACTGTATTCTGAAAATTAGTGAACCACGGATTCACTACAGAACCACGGAGCCTACACATTTTAGCACCTTGAAAATCTAGTTATACTCAACCGACTTTTGACTGTTCTGGTTACAAAGCATGTACTAGGTAACTACTTAGTTACTTGGCATAGCTAGTTTTTGTATTTCCCTCCTGTCCATGGGAAATTGTGCAGAGCACAAGAGCATCTTAGAGGCTGTCTTCAGTTGCTCCTCAGCTTCTCTCGTGGCTGACACAGGTCCAGAGTCCTCTGGTCCAGAGGAGTGGAAATGGGTCAGCCTTGGCCACACTGCTCATTGCTAAAAGGGATCTTTTGTGACTAATGAGCATGTATTGGATCCCTTAAGTGGCAGGAACCAGAAGGAAAGCTTGAGAACCCTGTCTTGGAACGTCGAAATGCTTCCTAGGGGCTTCCATTTACTGAAAGCTAAAAGAGAGTCCTCAGCTTTGACCCATGCTGGTCACAGACACTGTGGTTCACTGTCATTGGGTTCTTCTCTTCTGTGGAGGAGACACAGCTGCAAACCTAGTTTGACTGTGTCTTTTATCTCTAGATTCCTTCGCTTCGGAAAGCAATCTGGATTTTAGAAGTGGGCTAACTACAGTGAGCCAGCATGATATAGACCAGGTAACGTTCTGTGCTCATACTCTTGTTCTTTTTTTGCAAGTACAAAGGGAAAGCCTGGTATGTGAGTAAGATAATAGTTTTCACAGTTGCATGCAAAGACCTGATTTGAATTCTGGGATAGCAACCTAATGGCTCTGTGACTCAGAGCAACTTTCTTagcctctgagcctccatttcctcagctCAGAAATGGAAATGATAATTCAACCTTGAAGTGTTTTGTCAGAATTAAATGAGGCCTTCATGTGTGAGATGCCAGGGTAGTGCCTAGAAAGTAGTTAAGAGTTCAGTAATTAATAGGCGTTATGGTCTGGAAACTCCATATATCAACAGTTAACTGCAATTCAAAGCAATTCTAAAACTGTATGTACttaaacaagaaggaaaaatgttACTATTATACCAATAAACTTCAGGGTGGAAAATGTGAATGTTGAGTTAATTTGGCATCTGAGAAAGGATCACATTACAAAAATTCAAAGGTATTTTAAATAGGAagacaaagaataaaaggaatattTGAGACTTCTTGATCATGAAATGTCACCTGTGTTATCTCTAGCTTCTGGCTGACGCTATCAGCGCTTTTGGAGAATCACTACAGAAGAAACTTCTGGACATTGAAGGATTGTATTCAAAAGTGCGATCTCGCTATAGTTTCATACAAGCTCTCGTCAGACGCATCCGAGGCCTGCTGAGGATATCACGGAACTGAGAGCCTGTGCTTATACTCTTCTGAGGAAGAGACAAATTGGGGAAAACTGTCtcctttttatagtttccttctaAATTATGACCAGAAGAtattttgctatttctttctttatatatggACTTCTTTTCTGTAAACTTCTTTGCCTGGTGCCATGCtcactagtttaaaaaaaaaaaactttttaaaaaaacaaacacgtGGTCAGTCTCTTGAAATTTTATCTCGAAAATGGTCAGCATTATCAGGAATTCAACAAACAGTCCTTCCCCAGTGCTGGTTTTTCCCAGGGGTATTATTCTGAATGCCAGATTAAAGGCATAGCCTGAAAAACgtctattttttcttcctttgtagcTGTATTACACGTTTTATGATAGTgcttttttaatagaaaagtatACTTAATACAGTGTGTTACAGAAATGTCTCAAAGTCAAGGCATCCCTTTTctaaaggtatttttttctttcctgcatgTAAATGATGAAATAATCACTTGCATTTATTCCCTAAAATAATTAtggaatttttcaaattaatcatCTACCTGTATTTTACACATAGTTAATAGGGTGACCGCTGTTAGCATTCTTATTTCTTGCTTGGTAGTATTTATGTGCATGTGACTACATCATCCGAAAGTCCATGGCCCACTTTCCAGTCACCAATTATTTCAGCCCAGTATATAGAAGAGACTGCTGAGAGGGGAAAGAGTCTTGACCCTCAAGTAGTGGCAGAAAATTAATActtaattctataattttttttcttaataaaatgtcCATGACATTTTAGGCATTTAAAAAAGACTTTGTCAttgttatattttgaaattaatctaTTGCCTAACACTGACAAACATCAATCTTTAACTGCAAAGCATCCTGTTAATAAAGAGCATTTTTAGAGAGATGTGAATAAATAAGTAACTGGTCCAAGACATAGTAagcctgactgctgctgctgctaagttgcttcagtcatgtctgactctgcaaccccatagacgacagcccaccaggctcctctgtccctgggattctccaggcaagaacactggagtgggttgctatttccttttccagtgcatgcatgcatgctaagtcgcttcagttgtttccaactctgtgcgaccctatggacaacaTCCCACCAGGTTGctgtgtccacaggattctctaggcaagaatactggaatgggttgccatttccttctccagtaagcCTGACTGTTGCTCCACTAATCAGGCATATGGTAAGCTTTATCATGTTGCACACAGGCATGAACACAGAAATATCAGGAAAGAGCCTGAGGCACAGAATCAAAGCATTTTATAACCCTCTGATATGTGAAGCCTTCCATAGGACAGAGAGCTAGTTTGGGATAGTTAAGATTTGGGATTTACtgagcattattttgttttgcCACCATTTCTTCCAAAATTAACAGCAGAATGGGGATCAGAAGTTAGGGCAGTGGAGAAGTGTGTGGAAAAGAGAAGCTGGAAGAACTGCAGCTGCACTGTATATTGCTTTGAAGGCTGACAAGAAATGCTGTTTGTGTAATAAATGTAACAGGGGGAGGCTAACAGGGTGCACACCTGACTCAGCATTGTTCCCTGGGGCACTGGGGGAGAGGCTGGTGGATGTGGATGTTTCCTGTGCTCTTCAGCAAAGCCTTAAAGGAGATTGAAAAAGATTTTAgatggttgttttttgttttttaaagcatttggaGCATAGGTCACCTATTCCTCAATCATTTTTTGGAGCATAGATCATCTATTcaattgtttaccagctgagccacaagggaagcccaagaatactggagtgggtagcctatcccttctccgggggatcttccctacagcaattgaactgggttctcctgcaatgcaggcagattctttaccaactgagctatcagcgcAGCCCATTCCTCAACAATACTAAATAAATATAGGATCTTAATGTGTTGCTTTTACTGTGTTAGTTTGCTGGACTTAGAAAATCAAAAAGAGGTGAGTACATTCTTCCTAGTTACTAGGGTTTTAGTTTTGATAAACTGTGGTTGTTTAATCAGTAAGTTGCGTTTGACTCTttacagaccccatggactgccagggtcttctgttcatgggatttcccaggcaagaacactggagcaggttgtcatttcttccccacccagggatcaaactcgagactcctgtattggcaggcagtttctttatcactagtgccacttgggaagccccagtggagtATACCGCAAAAACTCCACAGGTGATTCTGCTTTGCCTGTGGTCCTTCTAGGTCAGGGAGTTCAAAGACTGGTCTTTGGGATGCCGGTAATCATACAGACTACTGGGCCCCGACCCAGGTTTATAGAAGCGGTATTTGAGGACTGGGCTCTAGAATCTGAATGTTCAAAGCTTCCAGCCTGACTTGGGACTTGGGACTTTCTCCTACCGGGCCACAGCGCCCTCTCGCCAGACCTCTCGCCACCTCGCAGTTCAGGAGGTGATCCCCAGGTGCTCCACTACGGGGGGCGCCAGGAACAGCTTCCGGGTGAAGCAAGGCGAGAGGCGCGGAGCGGGGCGTGAGCCGGAAGTTGGCCGCGGGCGCCGCCCATCGCGCCGGGGGAGGCAGGTCCCGACGGCTTTCGGAGCTGCAGCCGCTGTTTGCGCCCACTTTTCCGACACTATGCTCCAGTTCTTGGTGAGTGGAGCTGCCGAGGAGCGACCCGGAGCTTGGCCCAGAGCTCTCGGGGGCTCCGGACGCCCCGCCTCGTGCCGGCCTTGGGGGGTGCCTGGGCGTGGGTCCCGCAAACCCTGGCTCCTGCTCGTCGCCTGTCCGGGTGGGCGGTGGGTGTTTTTGTTCTGCCTCACTCATATCCTTTCACCATTTTTCTGACGCCGTTCAAGTCCCTAAAACTTTTGAGGTGTCAGAGCGTAGGTGTTTTTTCAAAGGTGTTGTATGATGGGCCACGCGTGCTTTGTGTGCATTCCTTGTGTTGGCTCCTTAATGACTTTTCGGCCCTCCCACCCCCGACTTAAACACGTACCCCGTCCGCGGCTTGGAGCCCTGCTGGTTGCCATCTTTGAGAACACAGAAGGGCCAGGAATAAACTCGAAATTCGTGAGCCGCCGGAGTTAGAGACCGAGGGAGCCCTCCTCAGACCTTTTATAGCTTCCAGACTGAGGATAGCTGGTTGCTGACATACGTGAGTCAGGCCGTGGTGAACAAGTAATTTTTCCAGAATGCTCATTCTGGGGGAAAATGAGTGTTACCGTGAGtaagcaaattatttttcatggctCTCCTTAAGTTAGAAACAGGTTTTCTGGCAAAGATTGCCTTGTTGAAGGTTTCAGGAGGACTTGCCG
This DNA window, taken from Bos indicus isolate NIAB-ARS_2022 breed Sahiwal x Tharparkar chromosome 4, NIAB-ARS_B.indTharparkar_mat_pri_1.0, whole genome shotgun sequence, encodes the following:
- the STMP1 gene encoding short transmembrane mitochondrial protein 1 translates to MPNLNVQSFQPDLGLGTFSYRATAPSRQTSRHLAVQEVIPRCSTTGGARNSFRVKQGERRGAGREPEVGRGRRPSRRGRQVPTAFGAAAAVCAHFSDTMLQFLLGFTLGNVVGMYLAQNYDIPNLAKKLEEIKKDVDAKKKPPSC